The following are encoded together in the Chaetodon trifascialis isolate fChaTrf1 chromosome 3, fChaTrf1.hap1, whole genome shotgun sequence genome:
- the setd5 gene encoding histone-lysine N-methyltransferase SETD5 isoform X2 — MSIVIALGVTTPETSYSDMAAGSDPESVEASPAVNEKNYNNHSCGSAQSHGYRGLPYADHNYGAPPPPTPPASPLSQTIIPRMDLNGVVRGSRYHETTEDNSADSDSSSEEDGAVASWCHCSLTPDGLLIKCDSCRGLDRRKGAEGQHRKTENVSAGESSATESGDEEVSPSTISYTATQHTPTSIKLTVNRVKRSKSKKRKKSTEKARGTPKGKKVKAFREGSRKSMRMKNSITEANVLDENTAEGWESRIRQWTDQYEEALANQYSADVQTLLQLHRTASNTVSKAESGAATPPSTTQIHASVEAMDTINRTELACNNTVLGSQMQLQLGRVTRVQKHRKILRAAKNLEPDTLIIEYRGKVMLKQQFEVNGHFFKKPYPFVLFYSKFNDVEMCVDARTFGNDARFIRRSCTPNAEVRHMIAEGMIHLCIYAIGQITKDAEVTIGFDYEFNSCNYKVDCACHKGNQNCPVQKHNLSPRESLLSPPSLPPPSPPVGAETRRRKARRRELEGCLAGDSNQTLDQHQEAKELQGTSDTEERLLDNVKVEEGEDGEVDENGVAISSKRTSNSLERRRRRVGGTEIKEEGVETEDGAGTPAGNTPIPHNTGVGVSTRRTTYVMETPSIEEKTSLPNLPAPIAPPKPARPTKPRPKSRISRYRSSSSQRARRQRQTLAQQAAAAMAGTPSSADQGAALDEEGSQGPYGAEHGHGESSLGGHLLDGDGQGLNCINRGNLRYPKTKKYLVTEWLNDKVPGGEKVHQEVPVERPLRITTDPTVLATTLNMLPGLSHSSLICTTPRHYVRFGSPFNPERRRPRPLQMDGTYGCYKKRWIKQLEDESCSASVEDGTESTSSQQSTSSRSTPNPLSSEINAPFKKRRFKYMAETTPAPSDHLLRPLSPITPPLPEDSLHPLLHNPCGSLLPNGLVYSPMPSLPASRCNTPLQFENISSPEASPVHRPESISPEPCLQTDFDIPRPQFPDLSLPSSLESPAGVTSDDFSLPGGLSGHDSQGPPSLGTSSLNPVSCPPSDLTPQNREQAFRTEFNLIYTCSPLNANLGNPLATDRRLSQSEGGFSPAESFHSSISGQGLLGDVGLGSMSPYSEPHYGGGYPDSGTPPHTNNPPQKKKRANQHTISLLTGKPDYQAIAVRSEYKPVQNMVSLLEYRKRKQGSGRDSEPVGSSSSLGNTPTRPGSHYIQDSHHPHSHQQMQPPASPHSSFSSSAHMSIPQIEEVSPPDHQGSSVQCRRQDNNQWMVPTTVERLREGQGVLERVLRSIKMERSYKRSDGPAEKESDTDRYEVQAASMASPMKSPHRYSPSVYSHQSSESHRQTDSPSFLQQTSNSPFRGSYSPSSGQSLYPRLPSSHPGLSQDHPPSSYPSHNPTPTSSSDSRLPAGPLHQQSGSSNVDGGHSYSNSHLKASLLNSSSLMGTPTPGPRAHGQTKMDSGAQAPRGSQQQASRSLKSGSPGQTALQAGSRLLSASGPTHYPQRGTSLSQFQHSPLQGPGVRTQSGSF; from the exons CCGATGGCCTGCTCATCAAATGtgacagctgcag GGGACTTGATAGGAGGAAAGGAGCAGAAGgccagcacagaaaaacagaaaatgtctcaG ctgGAGAGAGCAGTGCCACTGAGAGTGGTGATGAAGAGGTGTCACCCTCCACTATCTCCTACACCGCCACCCAGCATACACCAACTAGCATCAAACTTACTGTCAACCGGGTCAAAAGAAGTAAATCTAAAAAGCGGAAGAAGAGTACAGAAAAGGCTCGTGGAACGCCAAAGGGCAAGAAGGTCAAG gcTTTCAGAGAGGGTTCTCGGAAGTCCATGAGGATGAAA AACTCAATCACTGAGGCTAATGTGTTGGAtgagaacacagcagagggaTGGGAGAGCAGGATCCGCCAGTGGACAGACCAGTATGAGGAGGCTCTGGCCAACCAGTACAGCGCTGATGTCCAGACACTTCTCCAGCTTCACCGCACTGCCAGCAACACTGTCTCAAAGGCCGAGAGCGGCGCCGCAACTCCTCCTTCCACCACACAGATCCACGCCTCAGTCGAGGCCATGGACACCATAAACCGTACTGAACTGGCCTGCAACAACACAGTGCTGGGCTCACAGATGCAG CTCCAGTTGGGGCGGGTAACACGGGttcagaaacacaggaagatcCTCCGAGCAGCCAAGAATCTGGAACCTGATACACTCATCATTGAATACCGGGGAAAGGTCATGCTCAAACAACAATTTGAAGTCAACGGGCACTTCTTCAAAAA GCCCTACCCATTTGTGTTGTTCTACTCAAAGTTTAATGATGTAGAGATGTGTGTTGATGCAAGGACCTTTGGAAATGATGCTCGTTTCATCAGGAGGTCATGTACACCCAATGCTGAG GTTCGTCATATGATTGCTGAGGGTATGATCCATCTCTGTATCTATGCCATTGGTCAAATCACAAAGGACGCTGAGGTCACCATTGGATTTGACTACGAGTTCAATAGCTG TAATTACAAAGTGGACTGTGCCTGCCATAAGGGCAACCAGAACTGCCCGGTTCAGAAGCACAACCTGAGCCCCAGGGAGAGCTTGCTGAGTCCCCCCTCCCtaccacccccctcccctccggTTGGTGCTGAGACCCGACGAAGAAAAGCCCGGAGAAGAGAGCTGGAGGGCTGCCTTGCAGGTGACAGCAACCAGACCTTGGATCAGCACCAGGAGGCCAAAGAACTGCAGGGGACAAGTgacacagag GAGAGACTGCTGGACAATGTAAAggtggaagagggagaggatggagaggtggATGAAAATGGGGTCGCCATCTCCAGTAAAAGA ACAAGTAACAGTCTGGaaaggaggcggaggagagtTGGAGGCACAGAGATAAAAGAGGAGGGTGTGGAAACTGAGGATGGGGCAGGAACCCCCGCAGGGAACACCCCTATACCCCACAACACTGGAGTTGGGGTCAGCACACGACGCACCACCTATGTTATG GAAACACCATCTATTGAAGAAAAGACCTCATTACCCAACCTGCCTGCCCCAATTGCTCCTCCTAAACCTGCACGACCTACCAAGCCTCGGCCCAAAAGTCGGATTTCTCGCTACCGGTCAAGCTCATCCCAGCGTGCCCGGCGACAGCGTCAAACCCTCGCCCAGCAGGCGGCTGCAGCAATGGCAGGAACGCCATCATCAGCTGATCAGGGTGCTGCTCTGGACGAGGAGGGATCTCAGGGCCCATATGGTGCTGAACATGGCCACGGAGAGAGCAGTCTGGGCGGTCATCTCCTAGATGGAGATGGGCAGGGTCTGAACTGCATCAATAGAGGCAATTTGCGCTACCCCAAGACCAAGAAG TACCTGGTGACAGAGTGGTTAAATGACAAGGTCCCTGGAGGGGAGAAGGTCCACCAAGAGGTGCCTGTTGAGCGCCCACTGCGGATAACCACTGACCCCACGGTGCTGGCCACCACCCTCAACATGCTGCCAGGCCTCTCCCATTCATCGCTCATCTGCACCACACCCAGACACTACGTCCGCTTCGGCTCCCCCTTCAACCCTGAGCGACGCCGGCCCCGCCCACTCCAAATGGATGGCACTTATGGCTGCTACAAGAAG AGATGGATAAAGCAGCTGGAGGATGAGAGTTGTTCTGCCAGTGTGGAGGACGGCACAGAGTCCACCTCCTCCCAACAAAGTACCAGTAGTAGATCCACCCCCAACCCCCTGTCCAGTG AAATAAACGCACCATTTAAAAAGCGCCGCTTCAAGTATATGGCAGAGACAACACCAGCACCCTCAGACCATCTGCTTCGCCCACTGTCACCCATCACACCGCCGCTCCCAGAGGACTCCCTCCACCCGCTGCTCCACAACCCCTGTGGCTCCTTGCTGCCCAACGGCCTGGTCTACTCACCCATGCCCTCGCTGCCCGCCAGTCGCTGCAACACACCGCTGCAATTTGAA AACATATCATCCCCTGAGGCGTCTCCTGTTCACCGGCCAGAGTCCATCTCTCCTGAG CCATGTCTTCAGACAGACTTTGACATCCCTCGGCCTCAGTTCCCAGACCTGTCACTGCCCTCCAGCTTGGAGAGCCCTGCGGGTGTGACCTCAGATGACTTTTCCCTTCCTGGAGGCCTCTCAGGCCATGATTCACAGGGCCCACCGTCTCTCGGCACCAGTTCCCTAAACCCAGTGTCCTGTCCTCCCTCAGACCTAACCCCCCAAAACAGGGAGCAGGCCTTCAGGACAGAGTTCAACCTCATATACACCTGCTCCCCCCTCAATGCAAACCTGGGAAACCCTTTGGCCACTGACCGCCGACTCTCCCAGTCAGAAGGTGGCTTCTCCCCAGCAGAGTCCTTTCACAGCTCCATAAGTGGCCAGGGACTGCTGGGAGATGTGGGCCTTGGCTCCATGTCACCATACAGCGAGCCTCATTATGGGGGAGGCTATCCAGACAGTGGCACACCTCCTCACACCAACAACCCACCACAAAAGAAGAAG AGGGCCAACCAGCATACCATTAGTCTGCTGACAGGGAAGCCAGATTACCAGGCTATAGCTGTAAGAAGTGAATACAAGCCAGTACAAAATATG gtgTCTTTGCTGGAGTACCGTAAGAGGAAGCAGGGAAGCGGTCGCGACTCAGAGCCAGTGGGGAGCAGCTCATCTCTGGGCAACACGCCCACCCGGCCTGGCTCCCACTACATCCAGGACTCCCATCATCCCCATTCCCATCAGCAGATGCAGCCCCCTGCCTCCCCACAcagctccttctcttcctcagcACACATGTCCATCCCACAGATAGAGGAGGTCAGTCCTCCAGACCACCAGGGCTCGTCGGTGCAGTGCAGACGCCAGGACAACAACCAGTG GATGGTCCCCACTACTGTTGAACGTCTAAGGGAAGGTCAGGGGGTTCTGGAGCGAGTGCTCAGAAGCATCAAGATGGAGCGGAGTTACAAGAGGAGTGATGGCCCGGCAGAGAAGGAATCTG ataCAGATCGATATGAGGTGCAGGCAGCGTCCATGGCTTCTCCCATGAAGAGTCCGCACAGATACAGTCCCTCTGTGTACTCACACCAG tcatcAGAGAGCCACCGGCAGACAGACAGCCCTTCGTTCCTCCAGCAGACCTCCAACTCTCCATTCCGGGGTTCCTATAGTCCCTCGTCAGGCCAGAGCCTCTACCCAcgcctcccctcctctcacccGGGACTGTCCCAGGaccatcctccatcctcctaTCCCAGTCACAACCccaccccaacctcctcctCAGACTCCAGGCTGCCAGCGGGCCCTCTACACCAGCAGAGTGGCAGCAGTAATGTGGACGGAGGCCACAGCTACAGCAACAGCCACTTAAAAGCGAGCCTtttgaacagcagcagcctgatggGGACTCCCACCCCAGGACCCAGGGCCCATGGGCAGACTAAAATGGACTCGGGTGCCCAGGCCCCCAGAGGGAGTCAGCAGCAGGCATCTCGCAGCCTGAAGTCAGGCAGTCCGGGCCAGACAGCGCTGCAGGCCGGCTCCAGGCTGCTGTCAGCCTCCGGACCGACACACTACCCGCAGCGAGGGACAAGCCTCAGTCAGTTCCAGCACTCCCCTCTCCAGGGACCTGGAGTAAGGACACAGTCAGGAAGCTTTTAG
- the setd5 gene encoding histone-lysine N-methyltransferase SETD5 isoform X5 encodes MSIVIALGVTTPETSYSDMAAGSDPESVEASPAVNEKNYNNHSCGSAQSHGYRGLPYADHNYGAPPPPTPPASPLSQTIIPRMDLNGVVRGSRYHETTEDNSADSDSSSEEDGAVASWCHCSLTPDGLLIKCDSCRGLDRRKGAEGQHRKTENVSAGESSATESGDEEVSPSTISYTATQHTPTSIKLTVNRVKRSKSKKRKKSTEKARGTPKGKKVKAFREGSRKSMRMKNSITEANVLDENTAEGWESRIRQWTDQYEEALANQYSADVQTLLQLHRTASNTVSKAESGAATPPSTTQIHASVEAMDTINRTELACNNTVLGSQMQLQLGRVTRVQKHRKILRAAKNLEPDTLIIEYRGKVMLKQQFEVNGHFFKKPYPFVLFYSKFNDVEMCVDARTFGNDARFIRRSCTPNAEVRHMIAEGMIHLCIYAIGQITKDAEVTIGFDYEFNSCNYKVDCACHKGNQNCPVQKHNLSPRESLLSPPSLPPPSPPVGAETRRRKARRRELEGCLAGDSNQTLDQHQEAKELQGTSDTEERLLDNVKVEEGEDGEVDENGVAISSKRTSNSLERRRRRVGGTEIKEEGVETEDGAGTPAGNTPIPHNTGVGVSTRRTTYVMETPSIEEKTSLPNLPAPIAPPKPARPTKPRPKSRISRYRSSSSQRARRQRQTLAQQAAAAMAGTPSSADQGAALDEEGSQGPYGAEHGHGESSLGGHLLDGDGQGLNCINRGNLRYPKTKKYLVTEWLNDKVPGGEKVHQEVPVERPLRITTDPTVLATTLNMLPGLSHSSLICTTPRHYVRFGSPFNPERRRPRPLQMDGTYGCYKKRWIKQLEDESCSASVEDGTESTSSQQSTSSRSTPNPLSSEINAPFKKRRFKYMAETTPAPSDHLLRPLSPITPPLPEDSLHPLLHNPCGSLLPNGLVYSPMPSLPASRCNTPLQFENISSPEASPVHRPESISPEPCLQTDFDIPRPQFPDLSLPSSLESPAGVTSDDFSLPGGLSGHDSQGPPSLGTSSLNPVSCPPSDLTPQNREQAFRTEFNLIYTCSPLNANLGNPLATDRRLSQSEGGFSPAESFHSSISGQGLLGDVGLGSMSPYSEPHYGGGYPDSGTPPHTNNPPQKKKVSLLEYRKRKQGSGRDSEPVGSSSSLGNTPTRPGSHYIQDSHHPHSHQQMQPPASPHSSFSSSAHMSIPQIEEVSPPDHQGSSVQCRRQDNNQWMVPTTVERLREGQGVLERVLRSIKMERSYKRSDGPAEKESDTDRYEVQAASMASPMKSPHRYSPSVYSHQSSESHRQTDSPSFLQQTSNSPFRGSYSPSSGQSLYPRLPSSHPGLSQDHPPSSYPSHNPTPTSSSDSRLPAGPLHQQSGSSNVDGGHSYSNSHLKASLLNSSSLMGTPTPGPRAHGQTKMDSGAQAPRGSQQQASRSLKSGSPGQTALQAGSRLLSASGPTHYPQRGTSLSQFQHSPLQGPGVRTQSGSF; translated from the exons CCGATGGCCTGCTCATCAAATGtgacagctgcag GGGACTTGATAGGAGGAAAGGAGCAGAAGgccagcacagaaaaacagaaaatgtctcaG ctgGAGAGAGCAGTGCCACTGAGAGTGGTGATGAAGAGGTGTCACCCTCCACTATCTCCTACACCGCCACCCAGCATACACCAACTAGCATCAAACTTACTGTCAACCGGGTCAAAAGAAGTAAATCTAAAAAGCGGAAGAAGAGTACAGAAAAGGCTCGTGGAACGCCAAAGGGCAAGAAGGTCAAG gcTTTCAGAGAGGGTTCTCGGAAGTCCATGAGGATGAAA AACTCAATCACTGAGGCTAATGTGTTGGAtgagaacacagcagagggaTGGGAGAGCAGGATCCGCCAGTGGACAGACCAGTATGAGGAGGCTCTGGCCAACCAGTACAGCGCTGATGTCCAGACACTTCTCCAGCTTCACCGCACTGCCAGCAACACTGTCTCAAAGGCCGAGAGCGGCGCCGCAACTCCTCCTTCCACCACACAGATCCACGCCTCAGTCGAGGCCATGGACACCATAAACCGTACTGAACTGGCCTGCAACAACACAGTGCTGGGCTCACAGATGCAG CTCCAGTTGGGGCGGGTAACACGGGttcagaaacacaggaagatcCTCCGAGCAGCCAAGAATCTGGAACCTGATACACTCATCATTGAATACCGGGGAAAGGTCATGCTCAAACAACAATTTGAAGTCAACGGGCACTTCTTCAAAAA GCCCTACCCATTTGTGTTGTTCTACTCAAAGTTTAATGATGTAGAGATGTGTGTTGATGCAAGGACCTTTGGAAATGATGCTCGTTTCATCAGGAGGTCATGTACACCCAATGCTGAG GTTCGTCATATGATTGCTGAGGGTATGATCCATCTCTGTATCTATGCCATTGGTCAAATCACAAAGGACGCTGAGGTCACCATTGGATTTGACTACGAGTTCAATAGCTG TAATTACAAAGTGGACTGTGCCTGCCATAAGGGCAACCAGAACTGCCCGGTTCAGAAGCACAACCTGAGCCCCAGGGAGAGCTTGCTGAGTCCCCCCTCCCtaccacccccctcccctccggTTGGTGCTGAGACCCGACGAAGAAAAGCCCGGAGAAGAGAGCTGGAGGGCTGCCTTGCAGGTGACAGCAACCAGACCTTGGATCAGCACCAGGAGGCCAAAGAACTGCAGGGGACAAGTgacacagag GAGAGACTGCTGGACAATGTAAAggtggaagagggagaggatggagaggtggATGAAAATGGGGTCGCCATCTCCAGTAAAAGA ACAAGTAACAGTCTGGaaaggaggcggaggagagtTGGAGGCACAGAGATAAAAGAGGAGGGTGTGGAAACTGAGGATGGGGCAGGAACCCCCGCAGGGAACACCCCTATACCCCACAACACTGGAGTTGGGGTCAGCACACGACGCACCACCTATGTTATG GAAACACCATCTATTGAAGAAAAGACCTCATTACCCAACCTGCCTGCCCCAATTGCTCCTCCTAAACCTGCACGACCTACCAAGCCTCGGCCCAAAAGTCGGATTTCTCGCTACCGGTCAAGCTCATCCCAGCGTGCCCGGCGACAGCGTCAAACCCTCGCCCAGCAGGCGGCTGCAGCAATGGCAGGAACGCCATCATCAGCTGATCAGGGTGCTGCTCTGGACGAGGAGGGATCTCAGGGCCCATATGGTGCTGAACATGGCCACGGAGAGAGCAGTCTGGGCGGTCATCTCCTAGATGGAGATGGGCAGGGTCTGAACTGCATCAATAGAGGCAATTTGCGCTACCCCAAGACCAAGAAG TACCTGGTGACAGAGTGGTTAAATGACAAGGTCCCTGGAGGGGAGAAGGTCCACCAAGAGGTGCCTGTTGAGCGCCCACTGCGGATAACCACTGACCCCACGGTGCTGGCCACCACCCTCAACATGCTGCCAGGCCTCTCCCATTCATCGCTCATCTGCACCACACCCAGACACTACGTCCGCTTCGGCTCCCCCTTCAACCCTGAGCGACGCCGGCCCCGCCCACTCCAAATGGATGGCACTTATGGCTGCTACAAGAAG AGATGGATAAAGCAGCTGGAGGATGAGAGTTGTTCTGCCAGTGTGGAGGACGGCACAGAGTCCACCTCCTCCCAACAAAGTACCAGTAGTAGATCCACCCCCAACCCCCTGTCCAGTG AAATAAACGCACCATTTAAAAAGCGCCGCTTCAAGTATATGGCAGAGACAACACCAGCACCCTCAGACCATCTGCTTCGCCCACTGTCACCCATCACACCGCCGCTCCCAGAGGACTCCCTCCACCCGCTGCTCCACAACCCCTGTGGCTCCTTGCTGCCCAACGGCCTGGTCTACTCACCCATGCCCTCGCTGCCCGCCAGTCGCTGCAACACACCGCTGCAATTTGAA AACATATCATCCCCTGAGGCGTCTCCTGTTCACCGGCCAGAGTCCATCTCTCCTGAG CCATGTCTTCAGACAGACTTTGACATCCCTCGGCCTCAGTTCCCAGACCTGTCACTGCCCTCCAGCTTGGAGAGCCCTGCGGGTGTGACCTCAGATGACTTTTCCCTTCCTGGAGGCCTCTCAGGCCATGATTCACAGGGCCCACCGTCTCTCGGCACCAGTTCCCTAAACCCAGTGTCCTGTCCTCCCTCAGACCTAACCCCCCAAAACAGGGAGCAGGCCTTCAGGACAGAGTTCAACCTCATATACACCTGCTCCCCCCTCAATGCAAACCTGGGAAACCCTTTGGCCACTGACCGCCGACTCTCCCAGTCAGAAGGTGGCTTCTCCCCAGCAGAGTCCTTTCACAGCTCCATAAGTGGCCAGGGACTGCTGGGAGATGTGGGCCTTGGCTCCATGTCACCATACAGCGAGCCTCATTATGGGGGAGGCTATCCAGACAGTGGCACACCTCCTCACACCAACAACCCACCACAAAAGAAGAAG gtgTCTTTGCTGGAGTACCGTAAGAGGAAGCAGGGAAGCGGTCGCGACTCAGAGCCAGTGGGGAGCAGCTCATCTCTGGGCAACACGCCCACCCGGCCTGGCTCCCACTACATCCAGGACTCCCATCATCCCCATTCCCATCAGCAGATGCAGCCCCCTGCCTCCCCACAcagctccttctcttcctcagcACACATGTCCATCCCACAGATAGAGGAGGTCAGTCCTCCAGACCACCAGGGCTCGTCGGTGCAGTGCAGACGCCAGGACAACAACCAGTG GATGGTCCCCACTACTGTTGAACGTCTAAGGGAAGGTCAGGGGGTTCTGGAGCGAGTGCTCAGAAGCATCAAGATGGAGCGGAGTTACAAGAGGAGTGATGGCCCGGCAGAGAAGGAATCTG ataCAGATCGATATGAGGTGCAGGCAGCGTCCATGGCTTCTCCCATGAAGAGTCCGCACAGATACAGTCCCTCTGTGTACTCACACCAG tcatcAGAGAGCCACCGGCAGACAGACAGCCCTTCGTTCCTCCAGCAGACCTCCAACTCTCCATTCCGGGGTTCCTATAGTCCCTCGTCAGGCCAGAGCCTCTACCCAcgcctcccctcctctcacccGGGACTGTCCCAGGaccatcctccatcctcctaTCCCAGTCACAACCccaccccaacctcctcctCAGACTCCAGGCTGCCAGCGGGCCCTCTACACCAGCAGAGTGGCAGCAGTAATGTGGACGGAGGCCACAGCTACAGCAACAGCCACTTAAAAGCGAGCCTtttgaacagcagcagcctgatggGGACTCCCACCCCAGGACCCAGGGCCCATGGGCAGACTAAAATGGACTCGGGTGCCCAGGCCCCCAGAGGGAGTCAGCAGCAGGCATCTCGCAGCCTGAAGTCAGGCAGTCCGGGCCAGACAGCGCTGCAGGCCGGCTCCAGGCTGCTGTCAGCCTCCGGACCGACACACTACCCGCAGCGAGGGACAAGCCTCAGTCAGTTCCAGCACTCCCCTCTCCAGGGACCTGGAGTAAGGACACAGTCAGGAAGCTTTTAG